In a single window of the Rhizoctonia solani chromosome 16, complete sequence genome:
- a CDS encoding potassium/hydrogen exchange-like protein, which yields MPKKTEPNGQSPTLLKRAQEKASETWSNWGKAPGGWKLKVHSYGEKIVDRIDFEELALASIDTSLGPKISQLGTQESEGKKLSEKQTKTHTVSIPLIYPPSFISSIDPIVNLRDQLAARSPLHRRKTWFWVGMIPFTAPFMLIPIMPNLPFFFCVWRAWTHWKAHKASTYLLELSNQGAIQTVPSEDLDNIYSNASRALPGATQRAITENDGIEHDSSITQLLPDPSTISHIVDAYSLPKEAKRLLLRAVEQAKTRSQFDNTKPES from the exons ATGCCTAAGAAAACTGAACCGAATGGGCAATCACCAACTCTGTTAAAACGTGCACAGGAGAAAGCATCGGAAACGTGGAGTAATTGGGGGAAAGCGCCCGGTGGCTGGAAG TTGAAAGTGCATAGCTATGGAGAGAAAATAGTGGATAGAATTGACTTCGAAGAGCTTGCACTTGCCTCGATCGATACCTCTCTCGGACCCAAAATTTCACAACTGGGTACACAGGAAAGCGAAGGCAAGAAATTATCCGAGAAACAGACCAAAACGCATACCGTTTCA ATACCCTTGATATACCCACCCTCATTCATATCATCTATCGATCCAATAGTCAATCTCCGGGACCAGCTAGCGGCTCGCTCGCCCTTGCATCGTCGAAAAACGTGGTTTTGGGTCGGAATGATACCCTTTACCGCACCGTTTATGCTTATCCCAATCATGCCAAATTTGCCATTTTTCTTCTGTGTATGGAGAGCGTGGACACACTGGAAAG CGCATAAGGCTTCCACATATCTCCTTGAGCTATCCAACCAGGGGGCTATACAAACCGTTCCATCAGAAGACCTTGATAACATCTACTCAAATGCTTCAAGAGCACTTCCTGGCGCAACTCAAAGAGCTATCACAGAAAATGACGGTATTGAACATGATTCAAGCATTACACAGCTGTTACCCGATCCCTCCACGATATCTCACATTGTCGATGCCTATTCGCTGCCAAAAGAGGCAAAACGTTTGCTTCTACGCGCAGTTGAACAAGCTAAGACCAGAAGTCAATTCGACAATACGAAACCCGAGTCCTAA
- a CDS encoding major facilitator superfamily transporter, with translation MTGVPAAPENAVDTEDTDVPVKEDIKPTTIPEIPILSQLPSLYIDKQSASISGYTPGSITPGYSGTNTPAAARENYFENAFESSGNIASSHPDTPRLKRRLALSFFGFFCAGWSDGITGTVLPRFEETYHVDYLTVSLLFVASTVGFAIGTAIIEPLFNGLGRFSLAARHRRYFPVFPSHISRVQTGVSLSQGRCGVLFFGGLSQAIYFTIAAAKAPFPAMIIGFGFSGIGISLLSGQYNAFVAAQKSAGRYLGAEDIELEGHGNDSGETTVSGSPHRHSRSRSAGERSAMRMTLTSPIVWIFAIFLCTYTGSETTTGGWIVSFLLKERNADPDTVGYVASGFWGGLAVGRLLLGQMSPYIGLKREKHLVHIYIGVALLMTILVWKVPSFVGNAFCTAIVGFVLGPIFPTSLSLATKLLPTEIHMTALATMSSFASIGSALYPFVTGVLANAKGVAVLQPMMLGILSVMAGLWCFFPTRSIT, from the exons ATGACAGGGGTACCTGCCGCGCCAGAGAATGCTGTCGACACCGAGGATACCGACGTTCCAGTCAAAGAAGACATCAAACCTACCACTATACCTGAGATACCCATATTATCTCAACTACCAAGCTTGTATATCGACAAACAAAGTGCCAGTATATCCGGATATACTCCTGGATCTATTACTCCTGGGTACTCCGGAACCAACACGCCCGCTGCTGCCCGCGAAAACTATTTTGAAAATGCATTCGAATCAAGCGGAAATATAGCAAGCTCACATCCCGACACACCCCGTCTTAAACGCAGGCTAGCGCTATCTTTCTTTGGTTTCTTCTGCGCTGGGTGGTCAGATGGAA TCACCGGAACCGTACTACCTCGTTTTGAGGAAACTTATCACGTCGATTATCTCACAGTCTCGCTACTTTTTGTCGCTTCAACCGTCGG TTTTGCGATTGGAACCGCTATCATAGAGCCACTGTTCAATGGGCTCGGTAGGTTCTCCCTGGCCGCCCGCCATCGCCGTTATTTCCCTGTATTTCCATCGCATATATCCAGAGTTCAGACCGGTGTCTCACTCTCTCAGGGACGCTGTGGTGTTCTTTTCTTTGGTGGGCTGTCCCAAGCCATCTACTTCACGATCGCTGCAGCAAAAGCACCGTTTCCCGCTATGATAATAGGATTTGGATTTTCTGGTATTGGTATTTCATTGTTGAGTG GTCAATACAACGCGTTTGTTGCTGCACAAAAGTCTGCGGGAAGGTATCTCG GGGCTGAAGATATCGAGCTTGAAGGACACGGCAATGATAGTGGAGAAACGACTGTCTCAGGCTCTCCGCATCGGCACTCAAGATCACGAAGCGCTGGAGAGAGAAGTG CCATGAGGATGACTTTGACTTCACCTATCGTATGGATATTTGCTATTTTCTTATGTACTTACACAGGG AGCGAAACAACAACCGGAGGATGGA TTGTTTCGTTCCTTTTGAAAGAGCGCAACGCTGATCCAGACACCGTTGGTTATGTTGCAAGTG GTTTCTGGGGTGGACTCGCTGTTGgccgcctcctccttggacaAATGTCTCCATA TATTGGTCTTAAGCGCGAGAAACACCTCGTACATATCTACATCG GCGTTGCGTTGTTGATGACAATCCTTGTCTGGAAAGTGCCGTCATTTGTGGGAAATGCGTTTTGCACCGCAATTGTTGGATTTGTTTTAGGTC CGATTTTTCCTACGAGCCTTTCATTGGCCACCAAA CTCCTTCCAACCGAGATCCATATGACCGCATTGGCTACAATGTCAAGTTTTGCTAGCATAGGTTCGGCCCTCTACCCCTTTGTAACGGGTGTCCTTGCGAATGCAAAAGGGGTGGCGGTTCTTCAACCTATGATGCTTGGTATACTATCCGTAATGGCTGGCTTATGGTGTTTCTTCCCTACTCGGAGTATTACATGA
- a CDS encoding 3' exoribonuclease family domain-containing protein has product MHSLSKAEIAYTRSALVATTSDSGQLRGDGRGTFEYRPIGVELGVSPATNGSARARVGGTEVWTGIKLEVETNEAKLAGASGQDGGRVEFVVACTPGSHPHLSGQAIDDISLEYSNQCAAALASFLIPNPQFTIVPGYKSWLIHVDSLVISDAGNLVDVLWMAIRGALWDLRIPRTNPVSFRTRDSDKAIRGGDAFSSAVKSKYQSAGGKSGAGDFDLPDYWDDGEPLNNRDSLPVSITYNLLPPMYFLDASASEEFSVASRLSLVFSCPNPVSGASSKPLLLSSWLSASVDFNASYLKIIIKDCESRAIDSPSTTAPPSSTITTTTKTSAGPTTTKPTTTVTGGGTVGPTLLPNYLWIRAVTPPNFHKYLQSYTPGTATDAVLADASTAGQFAITGGKLTQITPSGALLYANVEARADSTVNKLKVSWQTSSATSGTFVWSGDALTWTIDGITRPNNAAWLACTDAVEGQVLYVNLGKQNVHLNNFIFDHLPDLHEGSYGYNTPAGCSDHTIHYYNGAKADV; this is encoded by the exons ATGCATTCATTATCCAAAGCCGAGATAGCGTACACACGCTCTGCCTTGGTTGCAACAACATCCGACTCTGGCCAATTAAGAGGGGATGGTCGTGGTACGTTCGAATATCGCCCCATAGGAGTTGAATTAGGCGTATCACCGGCCACAAATGGAAGTGCTCGTGCACGAGTGGGGGGAACTGAAGTATGGACAGGAATTAAGCTAGAGGTTGAGACCAATGAGGCAAAGCTGGCAGGTGCTAGTGGACAAGACGGTGGGCGAGTTGAATTTGTAGTAGCATG TACCCCTGGGTCTCACCCACACCTCTCTGGTCAGGCGATTGACGACATTTCCCTCGAATATTCGAATCAATGCGCCGCTGCGCTCGCATCTTTTTTGATACCCAACCCCCAATTCACCATAGTTCCAGGGTACAAGTCTTGGCTTATTCACGTAGATTCGCTGGTAATATCTGATGCTGGGAATTTGGTCGATGTGCTATGGATGGCAATACGGGGAGCATTATGGGATCTTCGGATACCTCG AACCAATCCTGTGTCATTTCGTACTCGCGATTCGGACAAAGCAATCAGAGGCGGCGATGCTTTTAGTAGTGCCGTAAAGTCAAAATATCAATCTG CTGGAGGTAAATCAGGTGCAGGAGACTTTGATTTGCCAGACTATTGGGATGATGGCGAGCCCCTCAATAATCGAGACTCGTTACCGGTTTCCATCACATATAATCTG CTTCCACCTATGTATTTTCTTGATGCATCGGCTTCGGAAGAATTCAGCGTCGCGAGTCGTCTTTCGCTTGTGTTTTCCTGTCCAAACCCTGTCAGTGGCGCTTCCTCGAAACCTCTCTTACTAAGTTCTTGGTTGAGTGCGTCAGTCGACTTCAACGCGAGTTACCTCAAAATTATCATTAAG GATTGTGAATCCCGAGCTATTGA TAGTCCGAGCACAACGGCCCCACCTTCCTCAACGATAACAACCACAACCAAAACCTCGGCTGGACCTACCACAACCAAACCCACTACAACTGTTACCGGTGGTGGAACGGTCGGACCTACACTCTTGCCAAACTATCTTTGGATTCGCGCCGTGACTCCACCCAACTTCCACAAGTATCTTCAATCTTATACTCCAGGAACGGCTACCGATGCTGTACTCGCTGATGCCTCTACTGCGG GGCAATTTGCGATTACTGGCGGGAAGCTGACCCAAATCACACCTAGTGGTGCCCTTCTCTATGCCAACGTCGAGGCGCGCGCCGATAGCACGGTCAACAAACTCAAAGTATCGTGGCAAACCAGCAGCGCTACTAGTGGCACATTCGTATGGAGCGGAGATGCACTTACATG GACCATTGACGGGATCACCCGCCCAAATAATGCAGCCTGGTTGGCATGTACAGATGCTGTAGAAGGACAAGTACTTTATGTTAATTTGGGTAAGCAAAACGTTCATCTCAACAATTTTATTTTCGATCACTTACCAGACCTTCATGAAGGCTCTTACGGATATAATACTCCAGCGGGATGCTCTGATCACACAATACACTATTACAACGGAGCTAAGGCTGATGTATAG
- a CDS encoding DNA topoisomerase 1: MSDAHMQIDCGFGREYGKFDFPAVAPNLVLLGGMGRICDVELQDFIVLQLTRFENVFYVMGLDEFYQSTITIGRQQMQDFAENLVKNPPKKLHNGENIERLGKLHYLHRTRVDIDDITLLGCTLWRGWKEDSNHARRLASATYRPIKDFYAEEEKLERDLDMIWLQSQLEACANGRPTSPASEKDSTVPPEQSSTMDEGDIYDDVEMSPPGDSLGSQTFKDAPSTGKTPLESSGSESVITSSSPKYQGPPRRVVILTAQPPTFKRTAILGIGPPKGEQTEEAVVLLKDRQCWALDDAHGAGVIVNSPLNGNDEPRLQQVDSAQIKVEKMDTDVHQVQPCGHGGGSTQDPYRPPGVALWAFGYTGWSCDTNYKVRATMTPDSDQKGKKLEVPAGGSSEYSRCSQCNRASAPIRLLSNQRGHQWERNPVPYVDVPPIWRAFDEALVVDV, translated from the exons ATGAGTGATGCCCATATGCAAATCGACTGTGGTTTTGGGCGAGAGTACGGAAAATTTGACTTTCCTGCTGTCGCTCCGAACCTCGTACTGCTTGGGGGCATGGGGCGCATATGCGACGTCGAATTACAAGATTTCATTGTTCTCCAATTGACGCGCTTCGAGAATGTTTTCTATGTAATGGGACTAGATGAGTTTTATCAGTCTACCATA ACGATTGGACGCCAACAGATGCAAGATTTTGCAGAAAATCTCGTCAAAAACCCACCCAAGAAGCTACACAACGGCGAAAATATTGAAAGGCTTGGCAAATTACACTATTTGCATCGTACCCGTGTCGATATCGATGATATTACCCTCCTTGGGTGTACACTTTGGAGAGGCTGGAAGGAGGACTCAAATCATGCTCGCAGACTAGCAAGTGCCACTTATCGCCCTATCAAGGACTTCTATGCCGAAGAAGAAAAATTAGAGAGAGATCTTGATATGATTTGGCTTCAATCCCAACTGGAGGCTTGTGCGAATGGCAGGCCAACCTCTCCAGCATCCGAAAAGGATTCCACGGTGCCGCCAGAACAATCCTCCACAATGGACGAGGGTGATATTTATGATGATGTTGAAATGTCGCCCCCTGGCGACTCACTTGGAAGTCAAACATTCAAAGACGCTCCATCGACTGGCAAAACACCTCTCGAGTCATCAGGATCTGAATCAGTTATAACTTCCTCATCCCCCAAATACCAGGGACCTCCTCGCCGGGTCGTTATCCTTACAGCGCAACCTCCCACTTTCAAGCGCACTGCGATTCTAGGAATTGGACCGCCCAAGGGCGAACAGACAGAGGAAGCGGTAGTCCTACTCAAGGATCGACAGTGCTGGGCGCTGGATGATGCtcatggggctggtgtcatAGTCAACTCGCCTCTTAACGGAAATGATGAGCCTAGGTTACAACAAGTGGACAGTGCGCAGATTAAAGTCGAAAAGATGGACACTGATGTGCACCAAGTGCAACCTTGCGGGCATGGAGGCGGTTCAACCCAGGATCCGTATCGCCCTCCGGGGGTTGCGCTGTGGGCGTTCGGATATACTGGCTGGTCGTGCGATACTAATTATAAAGTGCGTGCGACAATGACTCCTGATAGTGACCAAAAAGGCAAGAAATTGGAGGTACCGGCTGGGGGGTCATCTGAATACAGTCGATGTTCTCAATGTAACAGGGCTTCGGCGCCCATTCGACTGCTCAGTAACCAGCGTGGTCACCAATGGGAACGGAATCCTGTGCCCTACGTTGATGTGCCGCCTATTTGGAGGGCATTCGATGAAGCGTTGGTGGTCGATGTGTAA
- a CDS encoding Ulp1 protease family, carboxy-terminal catalytic domain protein, which yields MAEWTKKDVIRKKAMDALVKDATDRSSEFTFHVPKIQDTNSPRQREPAIDSRARTMSPLSKPRTRSTASSSKPGDSANDPKSIVVEDLDEVVLVHPTGTGSVTINRGELARLEPGEFLNDTLIELGLKMWLNDLRHKDPNLVDQIHIFSSFFFKKLDAGPRKGCDYNSVKKWTSKFNLFSKKFIIIPINEHLHWYLAIICFPEHVLKAPIPQPSAQPSRVTRSSDTTAKAEQQTWKPTPNWLINLEKWPLIHPPAESQQDVVVVDPKSEGLPEVEMINADEDSDTTKADGSHKTWILILDSLGGKHARTVRILREYLQAEAQERYKKVVDIKDTRSSGGFVDDKHLSVPVQPNWCDCGVYLLHYVEAFYANPLEIIALPPGRKRKPKEVGSRYDELWKTDQVKEKRTAFREKLHELSTKWLESKASSPENTAPTPGTLPSSNNPILTTPPYLQTEASILEIDPSEATSMTRSAVAELPSSVSVLPPGLGYPSSAAGEEAPRRASSDDVAEVEGIVRSDQQSPIAERVAMVPGSSQSSLNIKPTRRGRKGGSKHGSKLDSESSFELNRGPGSSPEL from the exons ATGGCTGAATGGACGAAAAAGGATGTTATAAG GAAAAAAGCTATGGATGCTTTGGTGAAAGACGCAACAGATCGAAGCTCCGAGTTCACTTTCCACGTACCAAAAATCCAAGATACCAACAGCCCCCGCCAGCGCGAACCTGCAATAGATTCCAG AGCTCGCACAATGTCGCCTCTTTCAAAACCAAGGACGCGATCTACTGCATCCAGCTCAAAGCCAGGAGATTCAGCGAATGATCCGAAGTCgattgttgttgaagaccttGACGAAGT TGTCTTGGTGCATCCTACCGGAACGGGATCTGTCACAATCAATCGAGGAGAGCTGGCTCGTTTAGAGCCAGGTGAATTCCTCAACGATACCCTTATTGAGTTAGGCCTGAA GATGTGGCTCAATGATCTGAGGCACAAAGACCCTAATTTGGTGGATCAAATACATATATTCAGCTCTTTCTTTTTCAAAAAATTAGATGCCGGGCCACGTAAGGGATGCGACTATAACAGTGTCAAGAAATGGACGTCTAAATTTAATCTCTTTTCGAAGAAATTTATCATAATTCCAATTAACGAGCA TCTCCACTGGTATTTAGCAATTATTTGCTTTCCTGAGCACGTCCTGAAAGCGCCTATCCCACAACCATCGGCGCAGCCTTCGAGGGTGACCCGCTCGTCCGACACGACGGCCAAAGCGGAGCAACAAAC CTGGAAACCGACGCCGAACTGGCTGATCAATCTGGAAAAATGGCCATTGATTCACCCACCCGCTGAATCTCAGCAAGATGTGGTGGTTGTAGACCCCAAATCAGAAGGTCTACCAGAAGTCGAGATGATAAATGCGGACGAAGATAGTGATACAACAAAAGCCGACGGATC TCATAAGACGTGGATACTGATACTAGACTCACTCGGAGGCAAACATGCTCGGACCGTTAGGATTCTTCGGGAATATCTTCAAGCCGAAGCTCAAGAAAGATACAAAAAGGTAGTAGACATTAAGGACACTCGATCAAGTGGTGGATTTGTCGATGACAAACATTTATCA GTGCCGGTACAACCAAACTGGTGTGATTGCGGGGTTTATCTTCTGCACTATGTCGAGGCATTTTATGCAAACCCTCTAGAAATAATTGCTCTTCCGCCT GGCAGGAAACGTAAACCCAAAGAAGTAGGGAGTCGCTATGATGAGCTATGGAAAACCGACCAAGTCAAAGAAAAACGAACAGCTTTTCGAGAGAAATTGCACGAGCTTTCTACTAAGTGGCTGGAGTCTAAAGCCTCGTCTCCGGAGAACACCGCACCCACTCCAGGAACACTCCCATCTAGCAATAATCCGATCTTGACCACCCCGCCTTACCTTCAAACCGAGGCATCTATTTTGGAAATCGATCCGTCTGAGGCCACGAGCATGACCAGGTCTGCAGTAGCCGAACTCCCCAGCTCGGTATCTGTTTTGCCACCTGGGCTTGGATATCCATCATCTGCAGCAGGGGAAGAAGCGCCGAGGCGGGCATCCTCTGATGATGTTGCCGAGGTTGAAGGGATAGTCCGCTCAGACCAACAATCGCCAATTGCAGAGAGAGTGGCGATGGTACCGGGAAGTAGCCAATCGTCTCTCAATATTAAACCCACTCGACGCGGTAGGAAGGGTGGGTCAAAACACGGATCGAAACTTGATTCAGAAAGCTCATTCGAATTGAACCGTGGTCCAGGGAGTTCGCCTGAGCTATAG
- a CDS encoding CCR4-Not complex component, Not1 — protein sequence MSSRLPRSPHVPHSSANAHPITASHAKSHVLAGVQDAYWSDDDDENLECPLCLEEMDLSDLHFKPCPCGYQICNFCWHHIKENLNGRCPACRREYTEQPAEFKSVTAEEQKRLNAQKRKRDKERKELEALNRRHLANVRIVQRNLVYVTGLGSRFAKEELLPSLRSSEYFGQYGKVSKILLVKRAATLNRPADVGVYITYHRREDAARAITAVDGSPSPGGGGEVMRASYGTTKYCINFLRGVQCTNNSCLDLHEWGDERDCFTKEDLATLKHAMKDSETRQAPPPAPRKRAEDSEATSGPPMGAALPRGASWGQNRGALPPAPAILPSSTSSAFPAITASLASSAQSTRQQRSAKARGAATERPATPNRTRRGAERNRERGGKSTEVGTTSTPAATGGLIASRPSTPGLSNPPSRPSTASKSPRDAFKSPTLAAAQPTPLASVHVPAETTIEDTPSPDVKEQGVTMPTQSSPKPSPATSAMPPPPPGLSLPPPPPGLTTIPQHTPTTQSVSSPQTPPSSAGPNQSQYQMSGAAKALLDDVRARREAAPPAFSFNMGSSGYNRGDIASGPYASTVQDDIPGPLPGHTVPGLFDPFRKNDANSLPPPPGLSATRPGGYEQAYTGAFNPFADGPGSSNRASSYDSERDAAERTSSRFGFARRQDSSGPTSIGYGTAITSSPMRLHDQLPPEVPMSPQVASAQWQYSHNLPDYGHQGMMPMNMPPNHLQQQQLYAPPGLGQQHYPNGMELNAAGLKELLNIGGNLSGTRIDARRSQTDTFDSRFTVQPFSDPAIMSVAPREMFPSGPSLPQTTRMSQIGPNTPGQPPVAPTGRYSPPPGFIPSARLQPARQGTQNVSPIATGPMANSPMLTNASIIKSEPNSPALSASDFPALPPPSTDTQTKRETNQPFLQSRVTAADAKAASLAAKKTSTTVTKKVTSKPAPKIITKTAIDDISQVVSPSNSTPNTAEAPTKFTPTITVPVSKDAAPDRSGKKPSSQATSKVSTPTSDSRPTPTVSKPSSVERNQSNAGSIRGKSNPAVSSNTTKTVPVPKPSILIPSSEPVEQVPVLSRKQKKNKPVPPRPVVKVPKDEPAKTESVTPSAPSSPVSTLLRFEDGSSPPTPLTAEPAMPPEPSIVGMLVDLAAQYEIERLAFFDSQSYNNKLATPLRYGPLVQALSTLSIGGGSAAKSITPGTIDTAVTSFQQLLETLTQTISDMLRTLPRTTWDDTSSFDGVLKDMLKAEEFLEENTDDLPNWRDDDVAVLTQALEKRARWMEIQLVKLEELHRDINTSAVRSVLDQNDRGWGLRAREPKGESLASFEQLGTVEENGVRRMMNIAELEEALLEAKQKEAVAETELKEAMLTAY from the exons ATGTCTTCACGACTTCCTCGTTCGCCACATGTGCCCCACTCGAGTGCGAATGCTCACCCTATCACCGCGTCGCACGCCAAGTCCCATGTCTTGGCCGGCGTTCAGGACGCGTACTGgagcgacgacgacgat GAGAATCTTGAGTGTCCACTCTGCCTGGAAGAAATGGACCTGTCAGATTTGCACTTCAAGCCATGCCCATGCGGTTATCAA ATCTGCAACTTTTGCTGGCACCATATCAAAGAAAATCTCAACGGACGCTGCCCCGCATGCCGCCGGGAGTATACCGAACAACCCGCAGAGTTCAAATCGGTAACTGCGGAAGA ACAGAAGCGATTGAACGCCCAGAAGCGCAAGCGGGACAAGGAACGCAAGGAACTTGAGGCGCTTAATCGCCGTCACTTGGCCAATGTGCGAATCGTGCAGCGGAACCTAGTCTATGTTACCGGTCTAGGGTCTCGTTTCGCCAAAGAGGAA TTGCTACCATCACTCCGGTCATCCGAGTACTTTGGCCAGTATGGAAAGGTCTCCAAGATACTTTTGGTCAAACGTGCGGCAACTCTAAACCGTCCAGCCGATGTAGGAGTTTACATTACGTATCATCGGCGTGAGGATGCTGCTCGCGCGATCACTGCTGTCGATGGTAGTCCATCACCTGGTGGCGGTGGAGAGGTTATGCGGGCTAGTTATGGGACCACCAAGTACTGCATTAATTTCCTCCGTGGTGTTCAGTGCACGAATAACTCTTGCTTGGATCTGCACGAATGGGGCGACGAACGCGATTGTTTCACCAAGGAGGATTTGGCCACATT GAAGCATGCCATGAAGGATAGCGAGACACGTCAAGCGCCGCCGCCTGCGCCTCGCAAACGTGCTGAAGACTCCGAAG CTACGTCCGGCCCACCCATGGGGGCTGCGCTCCCTCGAGGCGCCTCTTGGGGGCAAAATAGAGGGGCTTTGCCACCCGCCCCAGCGATCCTCCCATCTTCGACCTCTTCTGCATTCCCCGCTATTACCGCGTCACTCGCTTCATCTGCACAGTCTACTCGGCAGCAAAGATCTGCCAAGGCGCGAGGTGCCGCGACGGAACGTCCTGCGACACCGAACCGAACTCGTCGTGGTGCAGAGAGAAATCGAGAACGAGGGGGGAAATCTACAGAAGTTGGAACCACGAGTACACCGGCAGCTACTGGAGGTCTGATTGCTTCACGCCCATCCACTCCTGGGTTGTCCAACCCACCCTCACGACCGTCAACAGCCTCGAAATCTCCACGTGATGCCTTCAAGTCGCCCACTCTGGCTGCTGCGCAACCAACCCCTCTTGCCAGCGTTCATGTACCAGCAGAAACTACAATCGAAGATACACCCTCTCCAGATGTCAAGGAGCAAGGAGTTACTATGCCCACACAATCATCACCCAAGCCCTCACCAGCTACCTCCGCGAtgccaccaccaccgcctGGCCTATCTCTACCCCCACCACCGCCCGGTCTGACAACAATTCCTCAACATACTCCGACAACACAATCTGTATCTAGTCCACAGACTCCCCCCTCTAGCGCTGGTCCAAACCAATCTCAATATCAGATGTCCGGTGCTGCCAAGGCGTTGCTTGATGACGTGAGGGCACGAAGAGAGGCGGCTCCGCCAGC TTTCAGTTTCAACATGGGCTCTAGCGGCTACAACCGCGGTGATATTGCCTCGGGTCCCTACGCGAGCACCGTTCAGGATGATATCCCTGGCCCCTTGCCTGGACATACTGTCCCTGGACTCTTCGATCCGTTCAGGAAGAATGACGCAAATTCTCTTCCTCCACCGCCCGGCCTCTCTGCTACTCGACCTGGTGGATATGAGCAAGCATATACCGGGGCATTCAATCCATTTGCTGACGGCCCGGGATCATCGAATCGAGCATCGTCTTACGATTCGGAGCGTGATGCCGCTGAGCGCACCAGTTCGAGGTTTGGTTTTGCTCGTCGCCAAGATTCCTCTGGGCCAACGTCTATCGGGTATGGTACTGCCATCACGTCGTCACCTATGCGTCTTCATGACCAACTGCCGCCTGAGGTGCCAATGTCTCCTCAAGTAGCATCCGCGCAGTGGCAGTACAGCCATAACCTGCCCGATTATGGTCACCAAGGAATGATGCCGATGAACATGCCGCCCAATCATctacagcagcagcagcttTATGCCCCACCTGGCCTTGGCCAACAGCACTACCCGAATGGAATGGAGTTGAATGCGGCCGGATTAAAGGAGCTGTTGAATATTGGAGGCAACCTGTCCGGTACGCGCATTGATGCACGCCGTTCCCAGACTG ACACGTTTGATTCCCGCTTTACCGTCCAACCATTTAGTGATCCTGCTATTATGTCCGTTGCCCCTCGGGAAATGTTCCCATCCGGTCCGAGTTTGCCGCAAACGACACGTATGTCACAGATTGGTCCAAACACTCCTGGTCAACCGCCAGTAGCTCCAACTGG GCGGTATTCGCCGCCACCCGGCTTTATACCATCTGCCCGTCTACAACCAGCTCGCCAAGGGACTCAAAATGTCAGCCCGATAGCAACTGGTCCTATGGCCAACTCGCCTATGTTGACCAACG CATCTATTATTAAATCCGAACCTAATTCGCCAGCTCTTTCTGCTTCAGACTTCCCTGCTCTCCCTCCTCCCTCAACTGATACTCAAACCAAGCGTGAAACCAATCAGCCATTCCTTCAATCTCGTGTGACTGCCGCCGATGCCAAGGCAGCTTCCCTCGCAGCCAAGAAGACCTCTACAACAGTTACCAAGAAAGTTACCTCGAAACCTGCCCCCAAAATTATCACCAAGACTGCTATCGATGACATTTCTCAAGTTGTTTCTCCATCAAATTCTACACCTAATACTGCTGAGGCTCCCACTAAATTTACACCAACGATCACTGTCCCGGTTTCCAAAGACGCGGCCCCCGACCGCTCAGGTAAAAAGCCCAGCTCGCAGGCAACGTCAAAGGTTTCCACTCCCACATCCGATTCTCGTCCCACACCAACAGTGTCCAAGCCAAGCTCTGTTGAACGTAATCAGAGTAACGCAGGCTCCATTCGCGGGAAGTCCAACCCAGCTGTTTCTTCAAACACTACTAAGACTGTCCCGGTTCCTAAACCCTCTATATTGATCCCAAGTTCTGAACCGGTCGAACAGGTTCCCGTTTTATCTCGTAAACAGAAAAAGAACAAACCGGTGCCGCCCCGTCCTGTAGTCAAGGTTCCAAAAGACGAGCCCGCAAAAACCGAGTCCGTGACTCCATCTGCCCCCTCCTCTCCTGTATCGACACTGCTCCGTTTTGAGGATGGCTCTAGTCCGCCAACTCCGCTTACCGCTGAGCCAGCTATGCCACCCGAGCCCTCAATTGTCGGGATGCTCGTTGACCTTGCTGCCCAGTACGAAATAGAGCGGCTGGCATTCTTTGATAGTCAGAGTTACAACAATAAACTGGCAACGCCCTTGCGATATGGTCCGCTCGTTCAGGCATTGTCTACCTTATCTATAGGCGGCGGCTCGGCAGCCAAATCGATTACTCCCGGTACGATTGACACAGCCGTAACATCTTTCCAGCAACTACTTGAAACGCTCACTCAGACGATTTCGGACATGCTACGTACGCTCCCTCGTACAACTTGGGACGATACTTCTTCTTTTGACGGAGTTCTGAAAGATATGCTCAAGGCAGAGGAGTTTTTGGAAGAGAACACGGATGATTTGCCTAATTGGCGGGATGATGACGTTGCGGTCCTCACACAAGCACTCGAGAAGCGGGCCCGGTGGATGGAGATTCAACTTGTCAAACTAGAAGAGCTCCATCGGGACATCAACACGTCCGCTGTACGATCTGTGCTGGATCAAAACGACCGCGGTTGGGGACTTCGTGCACGAGAACCCAAAGGGGAATCCCTAGCGAGCTTTGAGCAACTCGGAACGGTTGAGGAGAATGGGGTTAGGCGAATGATGAATATCGCGGAGCTGGAGGAAGCACTTTTAGAGGCTAAGCAAAAGGAAGCCGTGGCAGAGACCGAGCTGAAGGAAGCAATGTTGACCGCATACTGA